In Triticum urartu cultivar G1812 chromosome 6, Tu2.1, whole genome shotgun sequence, the following proteins share a genomic window:
- the LOC125516825 gene encoding uncharacterized protein LOC125516825, with amino-acid sequence MDRRTFHKLCEMVRVTGGLEGTRNTSLEEIVATFLYIISHHLKNRTIKKFFYRSGETISRNFNKCLLAVLKLHNLLLKKPEPIPEDCTDNNWKYFKNCLGALDGTHIKVTVPANLRGRYRSRLADIDTNVLGVCAPDMQFIYILPGWEGSAHDGRVLRDAISRLDGFRVPQGQYYLVDAGYTNANGFLAPYRGMDNMDSSSVACGRGKNKRKWTTMEDDEIVNALYDLSLDPRWKGDNGFKNGYYSVLESRLAEKVPGCGLSAAPHIESRVRYFRTKYGAIEVMLKRSGFSWDENRKMIQCEKQSYEEHCKLHNEAKGLYGVPFPYFDKLAAIYSKDIATGEGAEGFGEAITNLQNEIVIEDEMNDEEEDDRTSRETPRRSVDSHVTADSTNSKKRKKGNGSRRSESMDPFLTMFGDVNSQLKSVTQNAWIHWD; translated from the exons ATGGACAGGAGGACATTCCACAAATTGTGTGAGATGGTTAGAGTTACTGGTGGTCTAGAGGGCACAAGGAACACATCGCTGGAAGAGATAGTGGCTACATTTCTCTACATAATATCACACCATCTAAAAAATAGAACAATCAAGAAGTTCTTTTATCGAAGTGGTGAGACGATAAGCAGAAATTTCAATAAATGTTTGCTGGCTGTTTTGAAGCTGCACAACCTACTACTTAAGAAACCAGAGCCTATACCCGAAGATTGCACAGATAATAATTGGAAGTATTTCAAG AATTGTTTGGGCGCATTAGATGGTACACACATCAAGGTTACCGTCCCAGCTAATCTAAGAGGGAGGTATAGGTCAAGGTTGGCTGATATTGATACAAATGTTTTGGGTGTATGTGCACCCGACATGCAGTTTATTTATATATTACCTGGCTGGGAGGGTTCGGCACATGATGGTCGTGTTCTTAGAGATGCTATTTCGAGGTTGGATGGGTTTCGAGTCCCTCAAGGACAATACTACCTTGTTGATGCTGGCTACACAAATGCAAATGGATTTTTAGCTCCTTATCGAG GTATGGACAACATGGatagctcaagtgttgcatgTGGCAGgggaaaaaacaaaagaaagtgGACAACAATGGAGGACGATGAGATAGTCAATGCTCTCTATGATCTGTCATTGGATCCACGGTGGAAAGGTGATAATGGTTTCAAGAATGGGTATTACTCAGTGCTGGAAAGTAGGTTGGCTGAAAAGGTACCTGGTTGTGGTCTTAGTGCTGCCCCACACATTGAGTCAAGGGTGAGATACTTTAGGACCAAGTATGGAGCAATTGAAGTTATGCTTAAAAGAAGTGGGTTTTCTTGGGATGAGAATAGGAAAATGATCCAGTGTGAAAAGCAATCATACGAGGAACATTGTAAG CTTCACAATGAGGCCAAGGGCTTGTATGGTGTGCCGTTCCCTTATTTTGATAAGTTGGCTGCAATTTATAGCAAAGATATAGCTACTGGGGAGGGTGCGGAAGGTTTTGGCGAAGCTATAACAAATTTGCAGAATGAGATTGTCATCGAGGATGAGATGAATGATGAAGAGGAAGATGACAGAACGTCAAGAGAGACACCTAGACGGTCTGTTGACAGCCATGTCACCGCTGATTCTACAAACTCTAAGAAGAGAAAGAAAGGTAACGGGTCTCGTAGGTCAGAATCAATGGATCCTTTTCTCACCATGTTTGGAGATGTAAACAGCCAGCTGAAGAGTGTCACTCAGAAT GCTTGGATTCACTGGGATTGA